Proteins encoded by one window of Musa acuminata AAA Group cultivar baxijiao chromosome BXJ2-9, Cavendish_Baxijiao_AAA, whole genome shotgun sequence:
- the LOC135622938 gene encoding protein BLISTER-like isoform X2, with product MPVNSTAWNYNNHISHGNSEQEAVKDKVLRLPDSSTFSESANGYYDHWREKNELSGNEESKVGSADGFKADQHIAFDPDITKPYIDGNIHGPGFHLHNVESGDFENRVSSTSHMHDRDVSGAYNMSTLPEKSESISAMHTLGYPSASTKIYDVEKPFQISNKDNHGTASAGGRIADAISRRLNVDNSTWRAPESFSAGFSSGFGRSSGETFPVTSYGTTFGRSRPSFLDSLGVARVSSISNVSHGDPDSIVTPVSLDNSKFQNTEAQLSASLQQPSADNSMEQSLRLTTLDSTREKQSSFSTMGFFDEEQQPKQRATDQDIQRDHEFPSLKKDEDFASLEQHIEDLTKEKFSLQRALQTAQTLAESLAAENSSLTDSFNQQGKVVNQLKSDMERLQEEIKAQMLAFESVKLEYTNAQLECNAADERAKLLASEVISLEEKALRLRSNELKLEKQLENLNSEITSFKRKVSVLEKERQDFQSTVDALQEENKVLQSMLRKASTDGKTKHTTEISSIKQDASTSTDDLDVKDNENNAQGTMMNSGINAMQDVGPSAALSTVTASFLDDRRMDLPDAHIDLPHDQLRMIENIKALISELAVEKEELVQALRIESSNCSKLKDLNKGLSQKLEAQTQRLELLTSQRMANENVLAKPIDMHSTHETMEYADEGDEVVERVLGWIMKLFPGGPAKRRTSKLL from the exons ATGCCTGTTAATTCTACTGCCTGGAACTATaacaatcatatatcacatggtaATTCAGAGCAAGAAGCTGTTAAGGATAAAGTCCTCAGATTACCTGACAGCTCAACTTTTTCTGAATCGGCTAATGGTTATTATGACCACTGGAGAGAGAAAAATGAGCTTAGTGGTAACGAGGAATCAAAGGTTGGATCAGCTGATGGTTTTAAAGCAGATCAGCATATTGCTTTTGATCCAGATATCACAAAGCCATATATTGATGGGAATATCCATGGTCCAGGGTTTCATTTGCATAATGTTGAATCAGGTGATTTCGAGAACAGAGTTTCTTCCACAAGTCACATGCATGATAGGGATGTGTCAGGTGCTTATAATATGAGCACTCTTCCTGAAAAGTCGGAAAGTATTTCTGCAATGCACACCTTGGGTTATCCTAGTGCATCAACCAAGATATATGATG TGGAGAAACCTTTTCAAATCAGCAACAAAGATAATCATGGTACTGCTAGTGCGGGAGGGAGGATAGCTGATGCCATTAGTCGTCGCCTTAATGTTGACAATTCAACTTGGCGTGCACCAGAATCTTTTTCTGCAGGCTTCAGTTCTGGTTTTGGAAGATCCTCTGGTGAAACTTTTCCTGTGACTAGCTATGGAACCACATTTGGTCGATCACGTCCATCATTTCTCGACTCACTTGGTGTGGCCAGAGTTTCTTCAATATCTAACGTTTCACATGGCGACCCTGATAGTATTGTTACACCTGTATCACTTGACAATTCAAAATTCCAGAACACAGAGGCTCAGTTATCAGCTTCCCTGCAGCAGCCATCTGCAGATAACTCCATGGAACAGTCACTTAGGTTGACAACTCTTGATTCCACTAGAGAAAAGCAATCATCTTTTAGCACCATGGGATTCTTTGATGAGGAGCAACAGCCGAAGCAGAGAGCAACAGATCAAGATATCCAGAGGGATCATGAGTTTCCATCTTTGAAAAAGGACGAAGATTTTGCTTCTTTGGAGCAG CATATTGAGGATTTAACTAAAGAAAAGTTCTCGTTGCAACGGGCTTTACAGACAGCTCAAACACTAGCAGAGTCCTTAGCTGCAGAGAATTCATCATTAACTGATAGCTTTAACCAACAG GGGAAAGTAGTTAATCAGTTAAAATCTGACATGGAAAGGTTGCAGGAGGAGATCAAGGCTCAAATG CTTGCTTTCGAGTCTGTTAAGTTGGAGTATACAAATGCGCAGCTGGAATGCAATGCTGCTGATGAAAGAGCCAAACTACTTGCATCTGAAGTTATTAGCTTAGAAGAGAAG GCACTAAGATTGAGGTCAAACGAGCTAAAGCTGGAAAAGCAATTGGAGAACTTGAATTCTGAGATTACATCATTCAA GCGTAAAGTTTCTGTTCTAGAGAAAGAGCGCCAAGATTTTCAGTCTACTGTTGATGCCCTACAAGAAG AGAATAAAGTGTTGCAGTCTATGCTACGAAAGGCATCAACAGATGGAAAAACTAAGCATACAACGGAAATTTCTTCTATTAAACAAGATGCATCTACATCCACAGATGATTTAG ATGTCAAAGATAATGAGAACAATGCTCAAGGAACAATGATGAACAGTGGCATAAATGCAATGCAAGATGTCGGACCATCTGCAGCTCTGTCTACTGTCACAGCCTCTTTCCTTGATGATAGAAGAATGGATCTTCCAGATGCACACATTGATCTGCCACACGACCAGCTCAGAATGATTGAGAACATCAAGGCTTTGATATCTGAG TTAGCAGTGGAGAAGGAAGAGCTGGTACAAGCATTGAGAATTGAGTCATCAAATTGTTCCAAACTCAAG GATTTGAACAAAGGTTTGTCCCAGAAACTTGAGGCGCAAACACAGAGGTTAGAACTCTTGACCTCTCAAAGAATGGCTAACGAGAATGTCTTGGCAAAACCAATTGATATGCATAGCACACATGAAACgatggaatatgctgatgagggtGATGAG GTGGTTGAGAGAGTGTTGGGTTGGATAATGAAGCTCTTCCCTGGAGGTCCAGCGAAGCGTCGGACCAGCAAGCTTCTCTGA
- the LOC135622938 gene encoding protein BLISTER-like isoform X1 — MASAKVMSNSVASSRKQGHLELGKKKLEEFRKKKAAKQVASVGHLQSTDVDQYENSSKTNQHKEDDSSGTGGTNVVKTSGVVISYEDKAVNSSQNSDVDLSTRMPVNSTAWNYNNHISHGNSEQEAVKDKVLRLPDSSTFSESANGYYDHWREKNELSGNEESKVGSADGFKADQHIAFDPDITKPYIDGNIHGPGFHLHNVESGDFENRVSSTSHMHDRDVSGAYNMSTLPEKSESISAMHTLGYPSASTKIYDVEKPFQISNKDNHGTASAGGRIADAISRRLNVDNSTWRAPESFSAGFSSGFGRSSGETFPVTSYGTTFGRSRPSFLDSLGVARVSSISNVSHGDPDSIVTPVSLDNSKFQNTEAQLSASLQQPSADNSMEQSLRLTTLDSTREKQSSFSTMGFFDEEQQPKQRATDQDIQRDHEFPSLKKDEDFASLEQHIEDLTKEKFSLQRALQTAQTLAESLAAENSSLTDSFNQQGKVVNQLKSDMERLQEEIKAQMLAFESVKLEYTNAQLECNAADERAKLLASEVISLEEKALRLRSNELKLEKQLENLNSEITSFKRKVSVLEKERQDFQSTVDALQEENKVLQSMLRKASTDGKTKHTTEISSIKQDASTSTDDLDVKDNENNAQGTMMNSGINAMQDVGPSAALSTVTASFLDDRRMDLPDAHIDLPHDQLRMIENIKALISELAVEKEELVQALRIESSNCSKLKDLNKGLSQKLEAQTQRLELLTSQRMANENVLAKPIDMHSTHETMEYADEGDEVVERVLGWIMKLFPGGPAKRRTSKLL; from the exons TTGGAGGAGTTCCGGAAGAAAAAAGCTGCTAAACAGGTTGCATCTGTTGGACACTTGCAATCAACTGATGTAGACCAATATGAAAATTCTTCTAAAACTAATCAGCATAAGGAAGATGATTCTTCAGGTACAGGTGGCACAAATGTTGTCAAAACTTCTGGGGTTGTGATATCCTATGAAGATAAAGCAGTTAATTCTTCCCAAAACAGCGATGTTGATTTGTCAACTAGGATGCCTGTTAATTCTACTGCCTGGAACTATaacaatcatatatcacatggtaATTCAGAGCAAGAAGCTGTTAAGGATAAAGTCCTCAGATTACCTGACAGCTCAACTTTTTCTGAATCGGCTAATGGTTATTATGACCACTGGAGAGAGAAAAATGAGCTTAGTGGTAACGAGGAATCAAAGGTTGGATCAGCTGATGGTTTTAAAGCAGATCAGCATATTGCTTTTGATCCAGATATCACAAAGCCATATATTGATGGGAATATCCATGGTCCAGGGTTTCATTTGCATAATGTTGAATCAGGTGATTTCGAGAACAGAGTTTCTTCCACAAGTCACATGCATGATAGGGATGTGTCAGGTGCTTATAATATGAGCACTCTTCCTGAAAAGTCGGAAAGTATTTCTGCAATGCACACCTTGGGTTATCCTAGTGCATCAACCAAGATATATGATG TGGAGAAACCTTTTCAAATCAGCAACAAAGATAATCATGGTACTGCTAGTGCGGGAGGGAGGATAGCTGATGCCATTAGTCGTCGCCTTAATGTTGACAATTCAACTTGGCGTGCACCAGAATCTTTTTCTGCAGGCTTCAGTTCTGGTTTTGGAAGATCCTCTGGTGAAACTTTTCCTGTGACTAGCTATGGAACCACATTTGGTCGATCACGTCCATCATTTCTCGACTCACTTGGTGTGGCCAGAGTTTCTTCAATATCTAACGTTTCACATGGCGACCCTGATAGTATTGTTACACCTGTATCACTTGACAATTCAAAATTCCAGAACACAGAGGCTCAGTTATCAGCTTCCCTGCAGCAGCCATCTGCAGATAACTCCATGGAACAGTCACTTAGGTTGACAACTCTTGATTCCACTAGAGAAAAGCAATCATCTTTTAGCACCATGGGATTCTTTGATGAGGAGCAACAGCCGAAGCAGAGAGCAACAGATCAAGATATCCAGAGGGATCATGAGTTTCCATCTTTGAAAAAGGACGAAGATTTTGCTTCTTTGGAGCAG CATATTGAGGATTTAACTAAAGAAAAGTTCTCGTTGCAACGGGCTTTACAGACAGCTCAAACACTAGCAGAGTCCTTAGCTGCAGAGAATTCATCATTAACTGATAGCTTTAACCAACAG GGGAAAGTAGTTAATCAGTTAAAATCTGACATGGAAAGGTTGCAGGAGGAGATCAAGGCTCAAATG CTTGCTTTCGAGTCTGTTAAGTTGGAGTATACAAATGCGCAGCTGGAATGCAATGCTGCTGATGAAAGAGCCAAACTACTTGCATCTGAAGTTATTAGCTTAGAAGAGAAG GCACTAAGATTGAGGTCAAACGAGCTAAAGCTGGAAAAGCAATTGGAGAACTTGAATTCTGAGATTACATCATTCAA GCGTAAAGTTTCTGTTCTAGAGAAAGAGCGCCAAGATTTTCAGTCTACTGTTGATGCCCTACAAGAAG AGAATAAAGTGTTGCAGTCTATGCTACGAAAGGCATCAACAGATGGAAAAACTAAGCATACAACGGAAATTTCTTCTATTAAACAAGATGCATCTACATCCACAGATGATTTAG ATGTCAAAGATAATGAGAACAATGCTCAAGGAACAATGATGAACAGTGGCATAAATGCAATGCAAGATGTCGGACCATCTGCAGCTCTGTCTACTGTCACAGCCTCTTTCCTTGATGATAGAAGAATGGATCTTCCAGATGCACACATTGATCTGCCACACGACCAGCTCAGAATGATTGAGAACATCAAGGCTTTGATATCTGAG TTAGCAGTGGAGAAGGAAGAGCTGGTACAAGCATTGAGAATTGAGTCATCAAATTGTTCCAAACTCAAG GATTTGAACAAAGGTTTGTCCCAGAAACTTGAGGCGCAAACACAGAGGTTAGAACTCTTGACCTCTCAAAGAATGGCTAACGAGAATGTCTTGGCAAAACCAATTGATATGCATAGCACACATGAAACgatggaatatgctgatgagggtGATGAG GTGGTTGAGAGAGTGTTGGGTTGGATAATGAAGCTCTTCCCTGGAGGTCCAGCGAAGCGTCGGACCAGCAAGCTTCTCTGA